From the genome of Streptomyces sp. NBC_01260, one region includes:
- a CDS encoding NUDIX domain-containing protein: MGFQDTPEEWPVTATETPFRGNKTSVRTDDVAMPDGTVVRRDYQVHPGSVAVLALDDEGRVLVLRQYRHPVRHKLWEIPAGLLDIPGENPLHAAQRELYEEAYVKAEDWRVLTDVYTTPGGCDEAVRIFLARNISEADGERFEVSEEEADMELARVPLQDLVRGVLAGDLHNNCLVVGVLSLAAVLAGDGVESLRPAEAPWPARPFEA; the protein is encoded by the coding sequence ATGGGTTTCCAGGACACGCCCGAGGAGTGGCCGGTCACCGCGACCGAGACTCCGTTCCGGGGCAACAAGACCAGCGTCCGCACCGATGACGTCGCGATGCCGGACGGCACGGTTGTGCGCCGCGACTACCAGGTCCACCCGGGCTCGGTCGCCGTGCTCGCACTCGACGACGAGGGTCGCGTCCTGGTGCTGCGCCAGTACCGCCACCCGGTGCGTCACAAGCTGTGGGAGATCCCGGCCGGACTGCTCGACATCCCCGGTGAGAACCCGCTGCACGCCGCGCAGCGCGAGCTCTACGAGGAGGCGTACGTCAAGGCCGAGGACTGGCGGGTGCTGACCGACGTCTACACCACGCCGGGCGGCTGCGACGAAGCCGTACGGATCTTCCTCGCCCGGAACATCTCCGAGGCGGACGGCGAGCGTTTCGAGGTCTCCGAGGAGGAGGCCGACATGGAGCTGGCCAGGGTGCCGCTCCAGGACCTCGTACGAGGCGTGCTCGCCGGGGACCTGCACAACAACTGCCTGGTGGTGGGTGTGCTGTCGCTCGCCGCGGTGCTCGCGGGCGACGGGGTCGAATCGCTGCGGCCCGCCGAGGCGCCTTGGCCCGCCCGGCCGTTCGAGGCCTGA
- the scpB gene encoding SMC-Scp complex subunit ScpB, which produces MSEQDVTGSTVADLGLKPALEAVLMVVDEPATEEHLAKVLERPRRAVADALRELADEYTVQRRGFDLRLVAGGWRFYTRPEYAAAVEGFVLDGQHARLTQAALETLAVVAYRQPVSRSRVSAVRGVNCDGVMRTLLQRGLVEEAGAEPETGAILYRTTNYFLERMGLRGLDELPELAPFLPEADAIEAETLEGVPSFDPDAPDTPDTHADDKTEF; this is translated from the coding sequence ATGAGCGAACAGGACGTCACCGGATCCACCGTCGCGGATCTCGGTCTCAAGCCCGCCCTGGAGGCCGTCCTCATGGTCGTCGACGAGCCCGCCACCGAGGAGCACCTGGCCAAGGTGCTGGAGCGGCCCAGGCGGGCCGTCGCCGACGCGCTGCGCGAGCTGGCCGACGAGTACACCGTGCAGCGCCGCGGCTTCGACCTCAGGCTGGTCGCGGGCGGCTGGCGGTTCTACACCCGCCCGGAGTACGCGGCGGCGGTCGAGGGCTTCGTCCTGGACGGCCAGCACGCCCGTCTCACCCAGGCGGCGCTGGAGACTCTCGCGGTGGTCGCCTACCGGCAGCCGGTGAGCCGTTCGCGGGTCTCCGCGGTGCGCGGCGTGAACTGTGACGGGGTCATGCGGACCCTGTTGCAGAGGGGCCTGGTCGAGGAAGCGGGCGCGGAACCCGAAACAGGTGCGATCCTGTACAGGACGACGAACTACTTTCTGGAGCGAATGGGCCTGCGTGGCCTGGACGAGCTCCCGGAGCTCGCGCCCTTCCTCCCAGAGGCGGACGCGATCGAGGCTGAGACGCTAGAGGGTGTGCCGTCGTTCGATCCGGACGCACCGGACACCCCGGATACTCACGCAGACGACAAGACGGAATTTTGA
- a CDS encoding ParA family protein encodes MPARGQSPNGLEAVGSVAVRTFATHQHMTTAPQMMDGLHVNAMAGNESGRDTAHFADFDEAPQGRFYDPDAEYEPDPEYAATLAPDAARQRRERVGPTGRPLPYFPIPGPLTDHGPAKIIAMCNQKGGVGKTTSTINLGAALAEYGRRVLLVDFDPQGALSVGLGVNPMELDLTVYNLLMERGMAADEVLLKTAVPNMDLLPSNIDLSAAEVQLVSEVARESTLQRALKPLMADYDYIVIDCQPSLGLLTVNALTAAHKVIVPLECEFFALRGVALLTETIEKVQERLNPELELDGILATMYDSRTVHSREVLARVVEAFDDHVYHTVIGRTVRFPETTVAGEPITTYASNSVGAAAYRQLAREVLARCHAE; translated from the coding sequence ATGCCTGCACGGGGCCAGAGCCCGAACGGGCTGGAGGCTGTCGGCTCCGTCGCTGTCCGCACCTTCGCCACCCACCAGCACATGACGACAGCCCCCCAGATGATGGACGGCCTACACGTGAACGCCATGGCCGGCAACGAGAGTGGCCGGGACACCGCCCACTTCGCCGACTTCGACGAGGCGCCCCAAGGGCGCTTCTACGACCCCGACGCCGAGTACGAGCCCGATCCGGAGTACGCGGCCACTCTCGCGCCCGACGCCGCCCGGCAGCGCCGCGAGCGAGTCGGCCCGACCGGCCGGCCCCTGCCCTACTTCCCGATCCCGGGCCCGCTGACCGATCACGGCCCCGCGAAGATCATTGCGATGTGCAACCAGAAGGGCGGCGTCGGCAAGACCACGTCGACCATCAATCTGGGTGCCGCGCTCGCGGAGTACGGACGGCGTGTCCTGCTCGTCGACTTCGACCCGCAGGGAGCCCTGTCGGTCGGTCTCGGCGTGAACCCGATGGAGCTCGACCTCACCGTCTACAACCTGCTCATGGAGCGGGGCATGGCGGCCGACGAGGTCCTCCTGAAGACCGCCGTGCCCAACATGGACCTGCTGCCGAGCAACATCGACCTGTCGGCCGCCGAGGTCCAGCTGGTCAGCGAGGTGGCCCGGGAGTCCACCCTGCAGCGCGCCCTGAAGCCGCTGATGGCCGACTACGACTACATCGTGATCGACTGCCAGCCCTCGCTGGGCCTGCTCACCGTGAACGCCCTGACGGCCGCGCACAAGGTCATAGTGCCGCTCGAGTGCGAGTTCTTCGCCCTGCGAGGTGTGGCGTTGCTCACCGAGACCATCGAGAAGGTCCAGGAGCGGCTCAACCCCGAGCTGGAACTCGACGGCATCCTCGCCACCATGTACGACTCCCGTACGGTCCACAGCCGCGAGGTCCTCGCGCGCGTCGTCGAGGCCTTCGACGATCACGTGTACCACACGGTGATCGGGCGCACGGTCCGCTTCCCGGAGACCACGGTCGCCGGCGAGCCCATCACCACGTACGCCTCCAATTCGGTCGGTGCCGCCGCCTATCGCCAGCTCGCCAGGGAGGTGCTCGCCCGGTGTCACGCCGAGTGA
- a CDS encoding segregation and condensation protein A, with translation MPSPDEPARTSRRPLGRGPGGGPAPGWAGNDDGAGVELLAPPLPSEAAEALPGVPGIPEAPEAPDDVPEPPAAPAADNGRFTVRLANFEGPFDLLLQLISKHKLDVTEVALSKVTDEFMVHIRAMGPDWDLDQTTEFLVVAATLLDLKAARLLPTAEVEDEGDLALLEARDLLFARLLQYRAYKRIAEIFSARLESEGRRFPRTVGLEPHHAELLPEVVISIGAEGFARLAVKAMQPRPRPQVYIDHIHAPLVSVREQAGVVMARLREAGEISFRELTEDAADTLTVVARFLALLELYREKAVVLDQDEALGELMVRWAGEQGAEPIVTDEFDQETPDVRDERQDVKA, from the coding sequence ATGCCATCACCCGACGAGCCCGCCCGCACCTCCCGCCGCCCGCTGGGCCGCGGGCCGGGGGGCGGGCCCGCGCCCGGGTGGGCGGGGAACGACGACGGTGCGGGGGTCGAGCTCCTCGCCCCGCCCCTTCCTTCCGAGGCCGCGGAAGCACTCCCGGGAGTTCCCGGCATCCCGGAGGCCCCGGAGGCCCCGGACGACGTCCCCGAGCCCCCGGCCGCCCCCGCAGCCGACAACGGTCGCTTCACCGTCCGGCTGGCGAACTTCGAGGGGCCGTTCGATCTGCTGCTCCAGCTCATCTCCAAGCACAAGCTGGATGTGACCGAGGTCGCCCTGTCCAAGGTCACCGATGAGTTCATGGTCCACATCCGGGCCATGGGGCCGGACTGGGACCTGGACCAGACCACCGAGTTCCTCGTCGTCGCGGCGACCCTCCTGGACCTCAAGGCCGCCCGGCTGCTGCCCACCGCCGAGGTGGAGGACGAGGGGGACCTGGCGCTGCTCGAAGCCAGGGACCTGCTCTTCGCCCGGCTGCTGCAGTACCGCGCGTACAAGCGCATCGCCGAGATCTTCAGCGCGCGCCTCGAATCGGAGGGCCGCCGCTTCCCCCGTACCGTCGGGCTGGAACCGCACCATGCGGAGCTGCTGCCCGAGGTCGTGATCAGCATCGGGGCCGAGGGCTTCGCCAGGCTGGCCGTGAAGGCGATGCAGCCCAGGCCCCGGCCGCAGGTCTACATCGACCACATCCACGCCCCGCTGGTCAGCGTGCGCGAGCAGGCCGGGGTCGTGATGGCGCGGCTGCGGGAGGCGGGGGAGATCAGCTTCCGGGAGCTGACCGAGGACGCTGCGGACACCCTCACCGTCGTCGCCCGGTTCCTCGCGTTGTTGGAGCTCTACCGCGAGAAGGCCGTCGTCCTGGACCAGGACGAGGCGCTGGGGGAGCTGATGGTGCGCTGGGCCGGGGAGCAGGGGGCCGAGCCCATCGTGACGGACGAGTTCGACCAGGAGACACCGGACGTGCGGGACGAGCGGCAGGACGTGAAGGCATGA
- a CDS encoding pseudouridine synthase: MRSSGRNSGSGSGGGRSGGSGGGGARSGGGTGGRSGGSGGGGARSGGRNNTGTGRNSNPNPRVSGSERDDKQEQRARRPRPEERRYDVGNDKPGGDGGTRKGRGAAARGGAKGGPKAATGGARSAGRRAPYGAPARPRELDAKIEQRNRDRYADKPEIKTPRTNPGAEEEGERLQKVLARAGMGSRRSCEELIDQSRVEVNGEIVVEQGMRVDVNRDEIKVDGLTVATQSYLFFALNKPAGVVSSMEDPDGRQCLGDYVTNRETRLFHVGRLDTETEGIIMLTNHGELAHRLTHPRYGVKKTYLAAIQGPLPRDLGKRLKDGIQLEDGYARADHFRVVENTGKNYLVEVTLHEGRKHIVRRMLAEAGFPVERLVRTSFGPIPLGDQKSGWLRRLTNTEVGMLMREVGL, encoded by the coding sequence ATGCGAAGCAGTGGCAGGAACAGCGGAAGCGGCAGCGGCGGCGGCAGGAGCGGCGGCAGCGGCGGCGGCGGAGCCAGGAGCGGCGGCGGTACCGGCGGCAGGAGCGGCGGCAGCGGCGGCGGCGGAGCCAGGAGCGGCGGCAGGAACAACACCGGCACCGGCAGGAACAGCAACCCGAACCCTCGGGTCTCCGGCTCCGAGCGTGACGACAAGCAGGAGCAGCGCGCCCGCCGGCCCCGTCCCGAGGAGCGCCGCTACGACGTCGGCAACGACAAGCCGGGCGGCGACGGCGGCACCCGCAAGGGCCGCGGCGCGGCGGCCCGCGGCGGCGCCAAGGGCGGCCCGAAGGCGGCGACGGGCGGCGCCAGGAGCGCCGGCCGGCGTGCCCCGTACGGCGCCCCCGCCCGTCCGCGCGAGCTCGACGCCAAGATCGAGCAGCGCAACCGCGACAGGTACGCGGACAAGCCCGAGATCAAGACGCCCAGGACCAACCCGGGCGCCGAGGAGGAGGGCGAGCGCCTGCAGAAGGTGCTGGCCCGTGCCGGCATGGGCTCGCGCCGCTCGTGCGAGGAGCTGATCGACCAGTCCCGCGTCGAGGTGAACGGCGAGATCGTCGTCGAGCAGGGCATGCGCGTCGATGTGAACAGGGACGAGATCAAGGTCGACGGCCTGACCGTGGCCACCCAGTCGTACCTCTTCTTCGCGCTGAACAAGCCGGCCGGCGTCGTCTCCTCCATGGAGGACCCGGACGGCCGCCAGTGCCTCGGCGACTACGTCACCAACCGTGAGACGCGGCTCTTCCACGTCGGCCGGCTGGACACCGAGACCGAGGGCATCATCATGCTCACCAACCACGGCGAGCTGGCCCACCGTCTCACCCACCCCCGGTACGGCGTGAAGAAGACCTACCTGGCCGCCATCCAGGGACCGCTCCCGCGCGACCTGGGCAAGCGGCTCAAGGACGGCATCCAGCTGGAGGACGGGTACGCCCGCGCCGACCACTTCCGCGTCGTCGAGAACACCGGCAAGAACTACCTCGTCGAGGTGACCCTCCACGAGGGCCGCAAGCACATCGTCCGCCGGATGCTGGCCGAGGCCGGCTTCCCGGTCGAGCGGCTCGTGCGGACGTCGTTCGGACCGATCCCGCTGGGCGACCAGAAGTCGGGCTGGCTGCGCCGGCTCACCAACACCGAGGTGGGCATGCTGATGCGCGAGGTCGGTCTGTAG
- the ald gene encoding alanine dehydrogenase produces the protein MKVGIPREVKNNEFRVAITPAGVHELVRHGHQVVVEESAGAGSSITDEEYVAAGARILPTADEVWATADLLLKVKEPVAEEYHRLRKGQTLFTYLHLAASRACTDALLESGTTAIAYETVETANRALPLLAPMSEVAGRLAPQVGAYHLMRSVGGRGVLPGGVPGTAAGRAVIIGGGVSGWNATQIAVGLGFHVTLLDKDINKLREADRIFGTKVQTVVSNAFELEKAVVEADLVVGAVLIPGAKAPKLVTNELVAKMKPGSVLVDIAIDQGGCFEDSHPTTHAEPTFMVHDSVFYCVANMPGAVPNTSTYALTNATLPYIVELANRGWAEALRRDAALAKGLNTHDGQVVYREVAEAHGLAHVELSALLG, from the coding sequence GTGAAGGTCGGCATCCCCCGCGAAGTCAAGAACAACGAGTTCCGCGTGGCGATCACGCCTGCCGGTGTGCACGAGCTCGTCCGTCACGGCCACCAGGTCGTCGTCGAGGAGAGCGCCGGGGCAGGCTCCTCCATCACGGACGAGGAGTACGTCGCGGCCGGGGCGCGGATCCTGCCCACCGCCGACGAGGTCTGGGCCACCGCCGACCTGCTGCTGAAGGTCAAGGAGCCGGTCGCCGAGGAGTACCACCGCCTCCGCAAGGGCCAGACCCTCTTCACGTACCTGCACCTCGCCGCCTCCCGCGCGTGCACGGACGCGCTGCTGGAGTCCGGCACCACCGCCATCGCCTACGAGACCGTCGAGACCGCGAACCGCGCGCTGCCGCTGCTCGCCCCGATGTCCGAGGTCGCGGGCCGGCTGGCCCCGCAGGTCGGCGCGTACCACCTGATGCGTTCGGTCGGCGGCCGCGGCGTGCTGCCCGGCGGTGTCCCGGGTACGGCGGCCGGGCGGGCCGTCATCATCGGCGGCGGCGTCTCCGGCTGGAACGCCACGCAGATCGCCGTCGGTCTCGGCTTCCACGTCACGCTGCTCGACAAGGACATCAACAAGCTCCGCGAGGCCGACAGGATCTTCGGCACCAAGGTGCAGACGGTCGTCTCCAACGCCTTCGAACTCGAGAAGGCCGTTGTCGAGGCGGACCTGGTCGTCGGCGCCGTGCTGATCCCCGGCGCGAAGGCCCCGAAGCTGGTCACCAACGAGCTCGTCGCCAAGATGAAGCCCGGAAGTGTACTTGTCGACATTGCAATTGATCAGGGTGGTTGCTTCGAGGACTCCCACCCGACGACGCACGCCGAGCCGACCTTCATGGTTCACGACTCGGTCTTCTACTGCGTCGCCAACATGCCGGGCGCGGTGCCGAACACCTCCACGTACGCCCTCACCAACGCGACGCTGCCCTACATCGTGGAGCTGGCGAACCGCGGCTGGGCCGAGGCGCTGCGCCGTGACGCCGCACTCGCCAAGGGGCTCAACACCCATGACGGGCAGGTCGTTTACCGTGAGGTGGCGGAGGCGCACGGCCTCGCCCATGTCGAACTGAGCGCGCTCCTCGGCTGA
- a CDS encoding tetratricopeptide repeat protein encodes MTDQAVDTSGPAEAAGTEEPAVVEPTQFCGRERELKALRADIERAGLDTMAGRKSGRARVLLIAGRPGSGRTALAGELTRRLLGTGDYPDGLLRVRLTEPGGAPVPTERAARDLLGQLDVVGPPGADEDELSEMVREALAVRRALLLIDDAPDAGQVDPLLPDNPDCLVVATAQGPLTGIPGVRPCTIGGLEAGPAVQLLSRTIGQVRITVDPRTAETLAEECGGQPAALVMVGGWLAAHPTASVADVTKRLRELPDDTEQSTGARPLARAFRLIHDSLPPTAARILRLLSLAPAGLADAHTASALAGCSVSAAQTTLDDFVRLGVLRGDGAGLPQYEVPGCLAPLLRALLEDRGRPGEIQLAQARMLERTVRRLQSCRAVTEPEGSPARRRLAGLPRSLRFPGPEAAAEWLRIRRPALLASARIAVEDGELDTLARRLVAALVRALAVHEGTEAAAPELYGLHGLVLAVAERRELPRERAAALLNLADLDAGTGRTREALARYRAALDAGRAAKDPYATGRAMESVGGAYAELGDFHRASDWYGRALAQRLTQGEKADEARLYGRLGTVHTYSGRYGEALRNWRAAAAGYRRLGDLLAQARALSEVARVQEYAGRPQESLQTCREAVEWARQAKDVRLQAALELRLADTLDRLGDPAAAALHRGTADRLLGEKSATYEIRSAVTEN; translated from the coding sequence GTGACGGATCAGGCGGTGGACACCAGCGGACCGGCCGAGGCAGCGGGGACCGAGGAGCCGGCCGTCGTCGAACCAACCCAATTCTGCGGGCGCGAGCGCGAGTTGAAGGCGCTCCGGGCCGACATCGAACGGGCCGGACTGGACACCATGGCCGGCCGCAAGAGCGGCCGGGCCCGGGTCCTGCTGATCGCCGGACGCCCCGGTTCCGGCCGCACCGCGCTGGCCGGCGAACTCACCCGACGGCTGCTCGGCACCGGCGACTACCCCGACGGCCTGCTCCGTGTCCGGCTCACCGAACCCGGCGGCGCCCCGGTTCCCACCGAACGCGCCGCCCGGGACCTGCTGGGCCAGCTGGACGTGGTGGGACCGCCCGGCGCGGACGAGGACGAACTCTCCGAGATGGTGCGCGAGGCCCTCGCCGTACGCCGGGCCCTGCTCCTGATCGACGACGCGCCGGACGCCGGACAGGTCGACCCGCTGCTCCCGGACAACCCGGACTGCCTGGTCGTCGCCACCGCGCAGGGCCCGCTGACCGGTATCCCCGGCGTCCGCCCCTGCACCATCGGCGGACTGGAGGCCGGGCCGGCGGTCCAGTTGCTCTCCCGCACCATCGGACAGGTCCGCATCACCGTCGATCCGCGGACCGCCGAGACGCTGGCCGAGGAGTGCGGAGGTCAGCCCGCCGCACTCGTCATGGTCGGGGGCTGGCTGGCCGCGCACCCGACGGCCTCGGTGGCCGACGTCACCAAGCGGCTGCGGGAACTGCCGGACGACACCGAGCAGTCCACCGGCGCCCGTCCGCTGGCCCGCGCCTTCCGGCTGATCCACGACTCACTGCCGCCGACCGCCGCCCGGATACTGCGACTGCTCTCCCTCGCCCCCGCCGGACTCGCCGACGCCCATACCGCGTCCGCCCTGGCCGGCTGCTCCGTCTCGGCCGCCCAGACCACGCTCGACGACTTCGTGCGGCTCGGGGTGCTGCGCGGCGACGGGGCCGGCCTGCCGCAGTACGAGGTGCCCGGCTGCCTGGCCCCGCTGCTGCGGGCGCTGCTGGAGGACCGGGGCCGGCCGGGCGAGATCCAGCTCGCGCAGGCGAGGATGCTGGAGCGGACCGTGCGCCGGCTCCAGTCCTGCCGGGCGGTCACCGAACCCGAGGGCTCCCCGGCCCGGCGCAGACTCGCCGGGCTGCCGCGCTCGCTGCGCTTCCCCGGCCCCGAGGCCGCCGCCGAATGGCTGCGGATCCGCCGCCCCGCACTGCTCGCCTCCGCCCGGATCGCCGTGGAGGACGGTGAACTCGACACGCTGGCAAGGCGGTTGGTGGCCGCGCTGGTGCGGGCGCTGGCGGTGCACGAAGGCACCGAGGCGGCCGCGCCCGAGCTGTACGGACTGCACGGTCTGGTGCTGGCGGTCGCCGAGCGGCGCGAACTGCCGCGTGAACGGGCGGCGGCCCTGCTCAACCTCGCCGACCTGGACGCCGGGACCGGCCGGACCCGGGAGGCGCTGGCCCGCTACCGGGCCGCGCTGGATGCCGGACGGGCCGCGAAGGATCCGTACGCCACCGGACGCGCGATGGAATCCGTAGGCGGTGCCTACGCGGAGCTGGGGGACTTCCACCGGGCCTCCGACTGGTACGGCCGGGCGCTCGCCCAGCGGCTGACCCAGGGCGAGAAGGCCGACGAGGCGCGGCTGTACGGGCGCCTCGGCACCGTCCACACCTACTCCGGCCGGTACGGCGAGGCGCTGCGGAACTGGCGGGCCGCGGCGGCCGGCTACCGCAGGCTCGGCGATCTGCTCGCCCAGGCGCGGGCGCTCAGCGAGGTCGCCCGGGTCCAGGAGTACGCGGGCCGTCCGCAGGAGTCGTTGCAGACCTGCCGGGAGGCCGTGGAGTGGGCGCGGCAGGCCAAGGACGTACGGCTGCAGGCCGCCCTTGAGCTGCGGCTGGCCGACACGCTGGACCGGCTCGGTGACCCGGCAGCCGCGGCACTGCACCGGGGTACGGCCGACAGATTGCTGGGCGAGAAGAGCGCAACCTACGAAATCCGTAGTGCGGTGACGGAAAATTAA